The Sinorhizobium fredii USDA 257 region ATGGCTAAGAAAGTTGCAGGCCAGCTCAAGCTGCAGGTAAAGGCCGGCTCGGCGAACCCGTCGCCGCCGATCGGTCCTGCGCTTGGTCAGCGTGGCATTAACATCATGGAATTCTGCAAGGCGTTCAACGCCGCCACGCAGGAAATGGAAAAAGGTATGCCGATTCCGGTCGTCATCACCTATTACCAGGACAAGTCCTTCACCTTCATCATGAAGCAGCCGCCGGTCAGCTACTTCCTGAAGCGCGAAGCGAAGATCCAGTCCGGTTCGAAGACTCCGGGCAAGGCCAAGGCAGCTTCGATCTCCAAGGATCAGATCCGCACGATCGCAGAGGCCAAGATGAAGGACCTCAACGCGGCCGATATCGAAGGCGCAATGGCAATGGTCGAGGGCTCCGCCCGCTCCATGGGCCTGGAAGTGACGGGCTAAGACCATGGCGAAGATTGCAAAGCGTGTACAGAAGTCCCGCGAGGGCATTGATCCGGTGAAGGTCTACGGCCTCACCGAAGCAGTGACGCTCGTCAAGGAGCGTGCAACCGCCAAGTTCGACGAGACGATCGAAGTGGCGATGAACCTCGGCGTCGATCCGCGCCATGCCGACCAGATGGTCCGCGGCGTCGTCAACCTGCCGAACGGCACCGGCCGCTCGGTTCGTGTCGCCGTTTTCGCCCGTGGCGCGAAGGCCGATGAAGCCAAGGCCGCCGGCGCCGACGTCGTCGGCGCGGAAGACCTCGTCGAAATCGTCCAGGGCGGCAAGATCGACTTCGATCGCTGCATCGCGACCCCGGACATGATGCCGCTCGTCGGTCGTCTCGGTAAGGTTCTCGGCCCGCGCGGCATGATGCCGAACCCGAAGGTCGGGACCGTCACCATGGACGTCACGGCGGCCGTCAAGGCTTCGAAGGGCGGCGCCGTCGAGTTCCGCGTCGAGAAGGCGGGCATCGTTCATGCCGGCATCGGCAAGGCATCCTTCGATGCCAAGGCGCTGGAAGAGAACATCCGCGCCTTCGCAGACGCGGTGATCAAGGCGAAGCCGACCGGTGCCAAGGGTAACTACGTCAAGCGCGTGGCCATCTCCTCGACGATGGGCCCCGGCCTCAAGATCGACCCGGCAACGCTGAGCGTCGCCTAAGAAATTGCGGGCTTCGGCCCGAAACCGAATTTCCGGCCTTTCGAGGCCGGAAATATCCGGGCTTCCGGCCCGGAGTTCCTGTCCGAGATTGCGGGTGGTTCTACCTTAATCACCATTGCCCGCATGAGACGGGGAAGACCTGGATTTCAATCGCGCCATTGGCGTCGAAATTCGGTTCGAACCTCGCTTGCCTTGTGTCAGACCCGGCTCTTCCGGGAACGCCAAGGGACAGGATCCTTAAGCGTTGCTTGGGATCGAGCATGATCCCGGTGACAAAGGCAAACCCGGCAGGGCTGCGATGAGCAACCCTGTCAACTGGAGACAGACAGTGGAAAGAGCGGAAAAACGCGAATTCGTCACGGAGCTGAACGAAGTCTTCAAGGCTTCCGGTTCGGTTGTCGTGGCCCACTATGCTGGTGTCACAGTTGCGCAGATGAACGACTTCCGTTCGAAGATGCGCGCTGCTGGCGGCACCGTCAAAGTCGCGAAAAACCGCCTGGCCAAGATCGCTCTTCAGGGCACGGAGTCTGAAGGGATGACCGATCTCTTCAAGGGGCAGACGCTGATCGCTTTCAGCGCCGACCCGATCACGGCTCCGAAGGTCGTCATGGATTTCGCCAAGACCAACGACAAGCTCGTTGTTCTGGGCGGCGCCATGGGGACAACCACGCTCAACGCCGAAGCAGTCAAGTCGCTTGCGACCCTGCCTTCGCTCGATGAGCTGCGCGCGAAGCTGCTGGGCCTTCTCAATGCCCCGGCAACCCGCGTCGCGACGGTTGTCGCAGCACCGGCAAGCCAGCTTGCCCGCGTGTTCTCGGCCTATGCCAAGAAGGACGAAGCCGCCTGAGGCGGAATTTCGCTGTTGTATTTAAAACCAGTTCGAACCGAACAAAAGGAAAAGTAAAATGGCTGATCTCGCAAAGATCGTTGAAGACCTCTCCTCGCTGACCGTTCTGGAAGCTGCAGAACTTTCGAAGCTTCTCGAAGAAAAGTGGGGCGTTTCTGCTGCTGCTCCGGTAGCAGTTGCTGCTGCTGGCGGCGCTGCTGGCGCTGCTGCTCCGGCTGAAGAAGAAAAGACCGAGTTCGACGTCATCCTGACGGATGCCGGCGCGAACAAGATCAACGTCATCAAGGAAGTCCGCGCCATCACCGGCCTCGGCCTCAAGGAAGCCAAGGACCTCGTCGAAGGCGCTCCGAAGGCTGTCAAGGAAGCTGTTTCCAAGGCTGAAGCTGCTGACCTCAAGAAGAAGCTCGAAGACGCTGGCGCCAAGGTCGACGTCAAGTAATTCGACGAAATGCGAAGGGAGGGGGCCCTTGTGGCCGCCTCTCTTTGACCGTTTTTGGAACATATTACCCAAAAGCCTGTCGAAAACGGCTTTTGGGTAATGGGTTCTTCAAGAGGATGGTCGCGATCGGGGGATAGCACAGCAATCCGTGCTGGCGTCTTTCGGAAGCTCGACGAGATTGAACTACTCATTGATCGACGGGATCGACTGGCCATCGGTTCCCGTCCGTTGCAGGCCCGGATGCAAGATTGACAAGGAGCGACGATGGCTCAGACCCTTTCGTTCAACGGTCGTAGGCGCGTACGCAAGTTTTTTGGAAAGATCCCCGAAGTCGCAGAGATGCCGAACCTCATCGAGGTTCAGAAGGCGTCCTACGACCAGTTCCTCATGGTGGAAGAGCCCGCAGGCGGACGCCCCGACGAGGGACTTCAAGCTGTTTTCAAATCGGTATTTCCGATCAAGGATTTCTCGGGCGCCTCGATGCTCGAATTCGTTTCCTACGAATTCGAACCGCCGAAGTTCGACGTCGAAGAATGCCGCCAGCGCGACCTGACCTATGCGGCGCCGCTCAAGGTGACGCTGCGGCTGATCGTGTTCGATATCGACGAGGACACCGGCGCCAAGTCGGTCAAGGACATCAAGGAACAGAACGTCTACATGGGCGACATGCCGCTCATGACGGACAATGGTACCTTCATCGTCAACGGCACCGAGCGCGTCATCGTCTCGCAGATGCACCGTTCGCCGGGCGTCTTCTTCGACCATGACAAGGGCAAGAGCCACTCTTCCGGCAAGCTGCTTTTCGCCGCGCGCGTCATTCCGTATCGCGGTTCGTGGCTCGACATCGAGTTCGACGCCAAGGACATCGTGCATGCGCGTATCGACCGTCGCCGCAAGATTCCGGTGACGTCGCTCCTGATGGCGCTCGGCATGGATGGAGAGGAAATCCTCGACACGTTCTACACGAAGTCGCTCTACCAGCGTGACGGCGAGGGCTGGCGCGTGCCGTTCCAGCCGGATGCGCTGAAGGGTCAGAAGACGCTCGCCGACATGATCGACGCCGACACCGGCGAAGTTGTCGTCGAGACCGGCAAGAAGCTGACGCCGCGCCTGCTGCGGCAGTTGCAGGACAAGGGCCTGAAGGCGCTCAAGGCGACCGACGACGACCTCTACGGCAACTACCTCGCCGAGGACGTCGTCAACATCGAAACCGGCGAAATCTACCTGGAAGCCGGCGACGAGATCGACGAGAAGACGCTTCCCGTCATCCTGTCGGCCGGCTTCGACGAGATCCCGGTTCTCGACATCGACCATATCAATGTCGGTGCCTACATCCGCAACACGCTTTCTGCCGACAAGAATGAGAACCGGCAGGATGCGCTGTTCGACATCTATCGCGTCATGCGCCCCGGCGAGCCGCCGACCATGGATTCGGCCGAAGCCATGTTCAACGCGCTGTTCTTTGACGCCGAGCGCTACGACCTCTCGGCCGTCGGCCGCGTGAAGATGAACATGCGCCTCGACCTCGACGTGCCGGACACCGTCCGCACGCTGCGCAAGGAAGATATCCTGGCGGTCGTCAAGATGCTGGTCGAGCTGCGCGACGGCAAGGGCGAGATCGACGACATCGACAATCTCGGCAACCGCCGCGTCCGCTCGGTCGGCGAGTTGATGGAGAATCAGTACCGTCTGGGCCTCCTGCGCATGGAGCGCGCGATCAAGGAACGCATGTCCTCGATCGAGATCGACACCGTCATGCCGCAGGATCTGATCAACGCGAAGCCGGCAGCTGCTGCCGTTCGCGAGTTCTTCGGCTCCTCGCAGCTTTCGCAGTTCATGGACCAGGTGAACCCGCTCTCGGAAATCACCCACAAGCGCCGCCTTTCGGCTCTTGGCCCGGGTGGTTTGACCCGCGAGCGCGCCGGCTTCGAAGTGCGCGACGTGCATCCGACCCATTACGGCCGCATCTGCCCGATCGAAACGCCGGAAGGTCCGAACATCGGTCTGATCAACTCGCTTGCGACCTTTGCCCGCGTCAACAAGTACGGCTTCATCGAGAGCCCGTATCGCAAGATCGTCGACGGCAATGTGACGAGCGACGTCGTCTATCTTTCGGCGATGGAGGAAGCGAAGTACCACGTCGCTCAGGCCAACTCGGTGCTGAACGATGACGGGTCCTTCGCTGAAGAGTTCGTCGTCTGCCGTCATGCCGGCGAAGTTATGCTGGCACCGCGCGACAACATCAACCTGATGGACGTTTCGCCGAAGCAGCTCGTTTCGGTCGCCGCGGCGCTCATCCCGTTCCTCGAGAACGACGACGCCAACCGAGCGCTGATGGGCTCGAACATGCAGCGTCAGGCTGTGCCGCTGCTGAGAGCCGAGGCTCCGTTCGTCGGCACCGGTATGGAATCGGTGGTTGCGCGCGACTCCGGCGCGGCGATTGCCGCCCGCCGTGGCGGCGTCGTCGACCAGGTCGATGCGACGCGTATCGTTGTCCGCGCTACCGAAGACCTCGATCCGTCGAAGTCCGGCGTCGATATCTACCGTCTGCAGAAGTTCCAGCGCTCCAACCAGAATACCTGCGTCAACCAGCGCCCGCTGGTCACCGTCGGTGACTTGGTGAACAAGGGCGACATCATCGCGGACGGTCCGTCGACCGATCTCGGTGACCTGGCTCTCGGCCGCAACGCGCTCGTCGCGTTCATGCCGTGGAACGGCTACAACTACGAAGACTCGATCCTGCTTTCCGAGCGGATCGTGCGCGATGACGTCTTCACCTCGATCCATATCGAGGAATTCGAAGTGATGGCACGCGACACCAAGCTCGGTCCGGAAGAAATCACGCGCGACATTCCGAACGTATCGGAAGAAGCGCTGAAGAACCTGGACGAAGCCGGTATCGTCTACATCGGCGCCGAAGTTCAGCCGGGGGACATCCTGGTCGGCAAGATCACGCCGAAGGGCGAAAGCCCGATGACGCCGGAAGAAAAGCTGCTGCGCGCCATCTTCGGCGAAAAGGCGTCGGACGTGCGTGATACGTCCATGCGCATGCCGCCCGGCACCTTCGGTACGATCGTCGAAGTTCGTGTCTTCAACCGCCACGGTGTGGAGAAGGACGAGCGTGCGATGGCGATCGAACGCGAGGAGATCGAACGCCTCGCCAAGGACCGCGACGACGAGCAGGCGATCCTCGACCGCAACGTCTATGCGCGCCTCATTGATATGTTGCGCGGTCATGTTGCCGTTGCCGGGCCGAAGGGCTTCAAGAAGGGAACCGAACTGTCGAATGCGGTGATCAGTGAATATCCGCGCTCGCAGTGGTGGATGTTCGCCATCGAGGACGAAAAGGCTCAGGGCGAGATCGAAGCGCTTCGCGCCCAGTACGACGAGTCCAAGTCGCGCCTCGAACAGCGCTTTATGGACAAGGTCGAGAAGGTCCAGCGTGGCGACGAAATGCCTCCGGGCGTCATGAAGATGGTCAAGGTCTTCGTCGCCGTGAAGCGCAAGATCCAGCCGGGTGACAAGATGGCCGGCCGTCACGGCA contains the following coding sequences:
- the rpoB gene encoding DNA-directed RNA polymerase subunit beta — its product is MAQTLSFNGRRRVRKFFGKIPEVAEMPNLIEVQKASYDQFLMVEEPAGGRPDEGLQAVFKSVFPIKDFSGASMLEFVSYEFEPPKFDVEECRQRDLTYAAPLKVTLRLIVFDIDEDTGAKSVKDIKEQNVYMGDMPLMTDNGTFIVNGTERVIVSQMHRSPGVFFDHDKGKSHSSGKLLFAARVIPYRGSWLDIEFDAKDIVHARIDRRRKIPVTSLLMALGMDGEEILDTFYTKSLYQRDGEGWRVPFQPDALKGQKTLADMIDADTGEVVVETGKKLTPRLLRQLQDKGLKALKATDDDLYGNYLAEDVVNIETGEIYLEAGDEIDEKTLPVILSAGFDEIPVLDIDHINVGAYIRNTLSADKNENRQDALFDIYRVMRPGEPPTMDSAEAMFNALFFDAERYDLSAVGRVKMNMRLDLDVPDTVRTLRKEDILAVVKMLVELRDGKGEIDDIDNLGNRRVRSVGELMENQYRLGLLRMERAIKERMSSIEIDTVMPQDLINAKPAAAAVREFFGSSQLSQFMDQVNPLSEITHKRRLSALGPGGLTRERAGFEVRDVHPTHYGRICPIETPEGPNIGLINSLATFARVNKYGFIESPYRKIVDGNVTSDVVYLSAMEEAKYHVAQANSVLNDDGSFAEEFVVCRHAGEVMLAPRDNINLMDVSPKQLVSVAAALIPFLENDDANRALMGSNMQRQAVPLLRAEAPFVGTGMESVVARDSGAAIAARRGGVVDQVDATRIVVRATEDLDPSKSGVDIYRLQKFQRSNQNTCVNQRPLVTVGDLVNKGDIIADGPSTDLGDLALGRNALVAFMPWNGYNYEDSILLSERIVRDDVFTSIHIEEFEVMARDTKLGPEEITRDIPNVSEEALKNLDEAGIVYIGAEVQPGDILVGKITPKGESPMTPEEKLLRAIFGEKASDVRDTSMRMPPGTFGTIVEVRVFNRHGVEKDERAMAIEREEIERLAKDRDDEQAILDRNVYARLIDMLRGHVAVAGPKGFKKGTELSNAVISEYPRSQWWMFAIEDEKAQGEIEALRAQYDESKSRLEQRFMDKVEKVQRGDEMPPGVMKMVKVFVAVKRKIQPGDKMAGRHGNKGVVSRIVPIEDMPFLEDGTHVDVVLNPLGVPSRMNVGQILETHLGWACAGMGKKIGAMLDAYKAGSDIQPLRDTIDSVIGSGPKGEPIKQYDDESIVRLAEQTRRGVSIATPVFDGAVEADVNEMLEQAGLKVTGQSTLYDGRTGDQFDRQVTVGYIYMLKLNHLVDDKIHARSIGPYSLVTQQPLGGKAQFGGQRFGEMEVWALEAYGAAYTLQEMLTVKSDDVAGRTKVYEAIVRGDDTFEAGIPESFNVLVKEMRSLGLSVELENSKVDDVGTAAQLPDAAE
- the rplK gene encoding 50S ribosomal protein L11 translates to MAKKVAGQLKLQVKAGSANPSPPIGPALGQRGINIMEFCKAFNAATQEMEKGMPIPVVITYYQDKSFTFIMKQPPVSYFLKREAKIQSGSKTPGKAKAASISKDQIRTIAEAKMKDLNAADIEGAMAMVEGSARSMGLEVTG
- the rplJ gene encoding 50S ribosomal protein L10, encoding MERAEKREFVTELNEVFKASGSVVVAHYAGVTVAQMNDFRSKMRAAGGTVKVAKNRLAKIALQGTESEGMTDLFKGQTLIAFSADPITAPKVVMDFAKTNDKLVVLGGAMGTTTLNAEAVKSLATLPSLDELRAKLLGLLNAPATRVATVVAAPASQLARVFSAYAKKDEAA
- the rplA gene encoding 50S ribosomal protein L1, whose amino-acid sequence is MAKIAKRVQKSREGIDPVKVYGLTEAVTLVKERATAKFDETIEVAMNLGVDPRHADQMVRGVVNLPNGTGRSVRVAVFARGAKADEAKAAGADVVGAEDLVEIVQGGKIDFDRCIATPDMMPLVGRLGKVLGPRGMMPNPKVGTVTMDVTAAVKASKGGAVEFRVEKAGIVHAGIGKASFDAKALEENIRAFADAVIKAKPTGAKGNYVKRVAISSTMGPGLKIDPATLSVA
- the rplL gene encoding 50S ribosomal protein L7/L12 — translated: MADLAKIVEDLSSLTVLEAAELSKLLEEKWGVSAAAPVAVAAAGGAAGAAAPAEEEKTEFDVILTDAGANKINVIKEVRAITGLGLKEAKDLVEGAPKAVKEAVSKAEAADLKKKLEDAGAKVDVK